The genome window TGACGAACTAGCGTATTATCAATATCAAGAATGTCGATAGGTTCTTCTTTTTCTAAACGATATTTGTTTACACCAACGATCGTTTCTGTTTTAGAGTCGATTTTCGCTTGACGTTTTGCCGCAGCTTCCTCAACTTTCATTTTTGGTAGACCTGTTTCAATCGCTTTCGCCATACCGCCCAGTTCTTCGATCTCTTCAATTAATGCCCACGCAGATTTTGTAATTTCGTCTGTTAATTTTTCCACATAGTACGAACCGCCCCATGGATCAATTACTTTTGTCATTGCCGTTTCTTCCTGTAAGAATAGCTGTGTATTACGTGCAATACGTGCAGAGAAATCTGTTGGTAGAGCAATCGCTTCATCAAGTGCATTTGTATGAAGAGATTGCGTATGCCCCATTGATGACGCATTAGCTTCGATTAATGTACGTGTCACATTATTAAATGGATCTTGCTCTGTTAAAGACCAGCCAGACGTTTGTGAGTGTGTACGAAGTGCTAATGTCTTAGGGTTTTTTGGATTAAACGTCGACATCATTTGTGCCCAAATTCGGCGTGCCGCACGCATTTTTGCAACTTCCATGTAATAGTTCATACCGATTGCCCAGAAGAATGATAAACGGGGTGCAAAGGCATCAATATCGATTCCAGCTTTAAGACCTGTACGAACATATTCAAGACCATCTGCTAATGTATAAGCAAGCTCAATGTCATTTGTTGCTCCCGCTTCTTGAATATGGTAACCAGAGATCGAAATTGAGTTAAATTTTGGCATATATTTCGCCGTAAATTCAAAAATATCTGCAATAATTTTCATAGACATTGCTGGCGGATAAATATATGTGTTACGAACCATGTATTCTTTTAAAATATCGTTTTGAATCGTACCAGCAAGCTTGTCTGGTGTAACTCCCTGCTCTTCAGCAGCAACAATATAGAATGCAAGAACTGGTAACACAGCACCATTCATTGTCATAGAAACCGACATTTGATCTAAAGGAATTTGGTCAAATAAGATTTTCATATCTTCTACTGAGTCAATCGCAACCCCAGCTTTACCAACATCCCCTGTTACACGTGGATGGTCTGAGTCATAGCCACGGTGGGTTGCTAAGTCAAAAGCAACGGAAAGACCTTTTTGACCCATTGCTAAGTTACGCTTGTAGAATGCATTTGATTCTTCAGCTGTTGAGAACCCAGCATATTGACGAACTGTCCAAGGACGAGCTACATACATAGT of Lysinibacillus agricola contains these proteins:
- the scpA gene encoding methylmalonyl-CoA mutase; translation: MSKPNFSAVEIEKVLAAEAPQASEEKFMTNEGIEIKDIYSKEDIKEAKHLNDVAGIAPNTRGPYPTMYVARPWTVRQYAGFSTAEESNAFYKRNLAMGQKGLSVAFDLATHRGYDSDHPRVTGDVGKAGVAIDSVEDMKILFDQIPLDQMSVSMTMNGAVLPVLAFYIVAAEEQGVTPDKLAGTIQNDILKEYMVRNTYIYPPAMSMKIIADIFEFTAKYMPKFNSISISGYHIQEAGATNDIELAYTLADGLEYVRTGLKAGIDIDAFAPRLSFFWAIGMNYYMEVAKMRAARRIWAQMMSTFNPKNPKTLALRTHSQTSGWSLTEQDPFNNVTRTLIEANASSMGHTQSLHTNALDEAIALPTDFSARIARNTQLFLQEETAMTKVIDPWGGSYYVEKLTDEITKSAWALIEEIEELGGMAKAIETGLPKMKVEEAAAKRQAKIDSKTETIVGVNKYRLEKEEPIDILDIDNTLVRQKQIERLEAMKAARDEAEVQKHLARLTKAAQDGEENLLAIAVDAARARASLGEISDAIEVVSGRHKAVIRSISGVYSANFSDEEQITEVKQMTEEFLENEGRRPRILVAKMGQDGHDRGAKVVATGYADLGFDVDISPLFMTPAEAAQMAVENDVHVIGVSSLAAGHKTLVPELIAELEKLGREDIIIIVGGVIPAQDYDFLYEAGAVAIFGPGTVIPVSAQKIIEEIYKRLGYEEVSE